One Archangium violaceum genomic window, GAGCCCAGGATGCGCACGAAGTAGTCGTTGCACGCCAGGAGGGTGGGGGTGGTGTCGAAGTGGAACAGGCCCATCGGCGCGTTCTCGAAGACGAGCCGGTAGACGCGCTCCCCCGTGGAGATCGGGTGGAGGGCGCGCGTGCGTACCGCGGAGGACAGGCGCTCCAGGGGCTCGTCGGTGTAGTCGGGGAACTCGGGCGTGCGCCGCAGCACCACGGTGATGCGCTCTCCGCTCGCCGCCTCGGCGGCTCCCACCGTCACTTCCAGCTCCAGCTCCGGTCCACCCCGGCACAGCAGGGTGGCCCGAACGGGGCGCCCGCTCAGCGCGCGCCGCCGTCTCAGCAGGTAGCGCAGGAAGGATTGCCCATCGAAGGCATGCAGACGCTGGGGGACAAGGCGGTCGAAGGGTTGTCCCGCCAGCTCCTTCAACTTCCAGCCAAGCAAGCGCTCGGCGGCGGGGTTCAGGTAGAGGACGCGCTCGTCGCCATCGCAGGCCACGAGGGGATCCGCCATCGCATCCATCAGCACCCTGAAGTCATCGCCGGACATGCATCCCTTTCGTGTGAGAGGGCCACCTCCTTAGAGCCTACAGGTTGGCTATGGCCTTGCTGACCCGTGAGTCCTCCCGGTCCGGATGCCGGAGGGCCGAAGCCCGGCTCGCGAAGCAGGCGATGGAGCGGGGTCTCGGGCTGCCTGTCCGCCGGGCAACGGTGCGCGCGGGGGGCGTCTCATGCCCCGGTGGGAGCGGACGGCTCGTTGGACGGAGGGGAGGGCGGCTCGGCGTGCGCGGCCGGTGGTTCCAATTGGAAGCGCGCGATGAGCGGCATGTGGTCCGAGAGTCCGTGGAAGCGGCTGCGCGTGTCCCCGAAGGGGCGCGTCTCGTCGGCGTCCAACCAGCGCACCCCGTTCCCGGAGAAGATGTGGTCCAGGTGCATGCGCATGTGCATGAAGCCGGCGGTGGGGAAGCCTCGCGAGAGGTGCGGATCGATCTGTCCCACCGCCGCCTGGGCACAGGCGAGGTGGGCCTCGTCGCAGAAGTAGTGGAAGACGGGCGAGGCCGGCGGCGAGTTGAAGTCGCCGCAGATGAGGAAGGGCTCGCCGGCCGCCCGGTGCCGCACCAGGGTGCAGAGCGCGCGTGCCTCGTGGAGCTGGTTGATGCCGTTGCCCATCTTGTCCCGGGTGGCCCAGAAGGCGCGGGAGAAGGGCGTGGGCAGGCTGAGGTGGGTGTTGAAGACGTGGAGGGGGAGTCCGTCCTCCTTGCGGAGCAGCCGCATGTGCGCGCAGATGCGGCTCTGCTTGCGCTCGCGCAACATCCGCACGTGGTGGTGCGTGATGTGGTGGGGCGAGTCCACGTTGTGGGTGTCCACCGCGAGCCGTTGGGTGTTGACGATGATGGCCAGCCCGGTGGTGTAGAGCGAGAACTCCCTCAGCTTGTAGTGGTGGGCGCGGAAGTAGAAGGCCTCGTAGGGCATGGGCCGGCGGAGGTTGGCGAACGTCTCCTCCATGCGCCCCATGAAGGCCTCCAACTGCGTCTCGTCCGGGTGGGAGGGGCGGTGGGCGACGCTGCTGCGGAAGGACTGGGTCTCCACCTCTTGCAGGCAGATGATGTCCGGCAGTGGCTCCAACGTGGCCAGGGCCGCGGCGACCCGTCGTTTGGGCCCCAGCGTGCTGGCGAGCCCGCGCAGGGCATGTCCGAAGTAGCGGACGTTGTAACTGACGATGCGTAGAGGCGTCTGGGCCATACTCGCTCGTGCGTCGTGTGGAAGCGGAAAGGTAGGGGGAACGTATTGCCTCTTCCTTCCGGGGGGGAGCGCCCCGGTCCGGGTGCGTCACCCCCAGCTCGGGATACCCCGCCGCCACCGGGGTTGCCCGGTCCCCGGGGGGGCATGCACCCCCTGGGGACGTCGTGCCCCGGAAGCAAGGACGCATGGCGGGTGGGCGGGGACGGACGCCAGGCAGGCGGAGGAGCCGGGGTGGTGTTAAAGGAAGGGGCACGCCATGACGTCCTCTCCTTCTCGTTTCCGCGGAACCGATTCCTATCTCTCCAGCGAGGGCCTGCAGGCCGCCGTCAACTGTGCGCTGACGCTCCAGCGTCCGCTGCTGGTCCGAGGCGAGCCCGGCACGGGCAAGACGCTGCTGGCCGAGGCCGTCGCCGAGAGCCTGGGGCTGCGCCTGCTCACCTGGCACGTGAAGAGCACCACGCGCGCTCAGGACGGCCTCTACGTCTACGACACCGTGCAGCGCCTGTACGACTCGCGCTTCGGTGACGGGGACGTCCGGGACATCCGCCGCTACATCCGCATGGGACCGCTGGGCGAGTCCTTCGCCTCGAAGGAGCGCGTGGTGCTGCTCATCGACGAGGTGGACAAGGCGGACGTGGAGTTCCCCAATGATCTGCTCCACGAGCTGGACCGGATGCGCTTCCGCGTCTCGGAGACGAACGAGGACGTGGTGGCCACGCACCGCCCCGTCGTCATCATCACCAGCAACAACGAGAAGGAGCTGCCGGACGCCTTCCTGCGCCGCTGCGTCTTCCACTTCATCGACTTCCCGGACCAGGAGCTGATGCGGCGCATCGTCGCGGTGCACCACCCGGGGCTGGACGAGTCGCTGACGAAGCAGGCG contains:
- a CDS encoding endonuclease/exonuclease/phosphatase family protein; translation: MAQTPLRIVSYNVRYFGHALRGLASTLGPKRRVAAALATLEPLPDIICLQEVETQSFRSSVAHRPSHPDETQLEAFMGRMEETFANLRRPMPYEAFYFRAHHYKLREFSLYTTGLAIIVNTQRLAVDTHNVDSPHHITHHHVRMLRERKQSRICAHMRLLRKEDGLPLHVFNTHLSLPTPFSRAFWATRDKMGNGINQLHEARALCTLVRHRAAGEPFLICGDFNSPPASPVFHYFCDEAHLACAQAAVGQIDPHLSRGFPTAGFMHMRMHLDHIFSGNGVRWLDADETRPFGDTRSRFHGLSDHMPLIARFQLEPPAAHAEPPSPPSNEPSAPTGA
- a CDS encoding AAA family ATPase, whose protein sequence is MTSSPSRFRGTDSYLSSEGLQAAVNCALTLQRPLLVRGEPGTGKTLLAEAVAESLGLRLLTWHVKSTTRAQDGLYVYDTVQRLYDSRFGDGDVRDIRRYIRMGPLGESFASKERVVLLIDEVDKADVEFPNDLLHELDRMRFRVSETNEDVVATHRPVVIITSNNEKELPDAFLRRCVFHFIDFPDQELMRRIVAVHHPGLDESLTKQALDIFYELRNFTRLRKRPSTSELVDWIAVLKANGVTSMKLDENLPFLGALLKREQDLMAVAEAFGRGRRTKA